Proteins encoded within one genomic window of Marasmius oreades isolate 03SP1 chromosome 6, whole genome shotgun sequence:
- a CDS encoding uncharacterized protein (CAZy:AA3), producing the protein MPIVSPVELEAVQVDYLVVGGGTAGLVVATRLSENPNAVVVVLEAGVSHAGDPSVDTPGFMVRNATNPRYDWTFFTEPQKYALDRKIQSSRGKGLGGSSGLNNLAFVRPVSEELDAFEKLGNPGWNWDNLLGYMKKSEHLCVPSLSPEEKKALAVDPDPAFHGTDGPIAVSFPPYVSPIHTQILDSLETLGLPRNNEINAGRNVGSFLISSSVDPVTATRSYSASAYLQPHLDRKNLLVVTEAFATKIHFEGNPDLPRANAVDFIHNDQSHTIRIAKEVILSAGTFQTPQLLETSGIGDPRVLEPLGIPCVVNLPGVGENLQDHMKAPTVVQVKQDLQTLEILHDPEELKLQQELYKQKKGIMAGMLSSCFAFLPGNLIGDLEAVKKWKDLSNVDGSAPEVFQNTHPDVLRGIKKQYKILETYIDDSKHPLAQLLNVNGHFPVVGYIPDNSKRYMTLIVAYTHPFSRGSIHITSPDPRVPPAIQPNYLSNPADLDILSKAVDFTLRLYETPPLKDIIIAPVAPPFSKSDSDSEKLNKFSREVISTVHHPVGTASMLPREDGGVVDHDLLVYGTANLRVIDCSIMPLLISCNIVTLAYAIGEKGAEIIKKANGD; encoded by the exons ATGCCTATCGTTTCTCCCGTCGAATTAGAAGCTGTTCAAGTTGACTACCTGGTCGTTGGAGGTGGCACAGCGGGACTTGTCGTTGCTACGAG GTTGAGCGAGAACCCTAACGCGGTCGTGGTCGTTCTTGAAGCCGGAGTTAGTCATGCAGGAGACCCAAGTGTTGATACACCAG GCTTCATGGTTCGGAACGCAACTAACCCAAGATACGATTGGACGTTCTTCACCGAACCTCAAAAGTACGCTCTTGACCGGAAAATTCAAAGCTCTCGCGGGAAAGGCCTAGGTGGATCCTCCGGATTGAACAATCTCGCCTTTGTTCGTCCTGTCAGCGAGGAGCTTGACGCATTTGAGAAACTCGGAAATCCTGGTTGGAATTGGGACAACCTACTCGGTTATATGAAGAAG AGTGAGCACCTTTGTGTGCCTTCATTGTCGCCCGAGGAGAAGAAAGCCCTTGCAGTCGATCCGGATCCAGCGTTCCACGGAACCGATG GCCCTATCGCCGTCTCTTTCCCGCCATATGTGTCTCCAATCCACACCCAGATCTTAGACAGTCTGGAGACACTCGGACTGCCACGAAACAACGAGATT AATGCCGGTAGGAATGTCGGCTCGTTTCTTATCTCCTCCTCGGTGGATCCTGTCACGGCGACCCGATCATATTCTGCCTCTGCCTATCTCCAACCTCACTTGGACAGGAAGAACCTACTTGTGGTCACCGAAGCATTTGCAACCAAG ATTCACTTTGAAGGCAACCCTGATCTTCCACGAGCGAATGCAGTAGACTTCATTCACAATGACCAGAGTCACACTATCAGAATAGCCAAAGAGGTAATCCTGTCTGCCG GAACATTCCAGACGCCCCAGCTCCTCGAAACCTCTGGTATCGGCGACCCTCGCGTGCTAGAGCCCCTTGGAATCCCTTGTGTTGTGAATCTGCCTGGTGTCGGGGAGAATCTTC AGGATCATATGAAAGCCCCGACCGTCGTTCAAGTCAAGCAAGACCTCCAGACCCTGGAGATTCTCCATGATCCCGAGGAACTTAAGCTTCAGCAGGAGCTCTA TAAGCAAAAGAAGGGCATAATGGCCGGGATGCTCTCTTCCTGTTTTGCATTCCTGCCCGGAAACCTTATTGGTGACTTGGAGGCCGtgaagaaatggaaggaCCTATCCAATGTAGATGGGTCTGCTCCTGAGGTGTTCCAAAATACGcatccagatgtacttcggGGCATCAAGAAACAATACAAGATTCTCGAAACCTACATTGACGACTCTAAACATCCCCTTGCACA GTTACTCAATGTGAACGGACACTTCCCGGTGGTTGGCTATATTCCTGACAACTCGAAGCGGTACATGACTCTCATCGTTGCCTACACCCACCCCTTCTCCCGCGGCTCCATTCATATCACATCACCCGATCCCCGAGTTCCCCCAGCTATTCAGCCCAACTACCTGTCCAATCCGGCCGACTTGGATATACTCTCAAAGGCAGTTGATTTTACACTTCGGCTTTATGAAACTCCACCGCTCAAGGACATAATTATCGCGCCCGTGGCACCACCATTCTCGAAGTCGGACAGTGATTCTGAGAAACTGAACAAGTTTTCTCGCGAGGTTATATCAACAGTGCATCACCCTGTGGGGACGGCTTCTATGCTACCGAGGGAAGACGGCGGAGTAGTGGATCACGACCTCCTGGTCTATGGAACTGCTAACCTGCGTGTC ATCGATTGCTCCATCATGCCATTG CTCATCTCGTGCAATATTGTCACGCTCGCATATGCTATTGGAGAGAAG GGCGCTGAAATTATCAAGAAAGCTAACGGCGATTGA
- a CDS encoding uncharacterized protein (BUSCO:EOG092600S9): MSKMERIQNPAEINSHAPFFLQLMDVEQEGAVDVIQKRFKYKSYQDELKDVHLPSALQNQSKLDQELEDNQSHFYEALVHWQQLNLSPSYITFSRKAAPISASLPLLLHNWTDVVDLWLEALGSSDDEGLKALLDLIQKIVQDLRSTITPAYPSILKALLRLPVRTIASDALEVLLSTLSSIFKYIVTPSTSPDIFELTWLSLRETLPKYLPEIQRTMAEVWGSVLRKVKASLREKVVLLIVEDLRDIEDAAAWCFVSACKSVSQTLHTVTPSLMSPLLTYYLSCGEDVVSLYTLLRRVLTALTHHVKGADQFTAITGIVLKEFANAPSHDSERLRRVMEVAAVIASVRNGSRLTNQNITQLYGVLPVSVPAESQPSLLKLSSALLTAGDMSSWMSSGRGYLARLWEDEEMDSFTLKLHGVLSELGWGGWKMIAQPVLVKKTSRKLETETEMAIKGKETIILLAALCRRGKLGEVDLVWRRKVEEWSYKRLKEFAGRAGELGVTEASELDDILALSAYFTPKIIDVLVEIIDASLQIAFDTDHSDDFPSPAWVLGSCMKSLAGQDESQWTEKVDLLSWTRIIIRNWAWSKDVMTGIVELSNACNQQELEAIAFDEVYSCVKDSILSHSQSLRSSTLKLISSRRFKVPENTQEALSRCLQGEKVSIDVQGVRERVLRIGKVVPMLKDGGNTGADLCARWFMAQLKVNLRPLWLPAAKALESLSQRFGDVVWALLFSELRKVAEESSRPSVGGSDSDSQEDIRCKLEADPWEDERSWRDPSAHKLRLSVIQWLDNRSHLVRISKDPSNFERFDQRSYELQLLSVLGECSALAEKHNRDLIPFFLSINAEHKLPRPKLIAWLTVFAKFHNPKALHSTDTLRSLYTSLLSNPDRSVQSSALSCLLTYKQRSLLLYEQKCRALLDDTRWRDELTMLDIAGIEEHDRSEVVHVVIRLLFGVMLERKGRSRGADRRSAVLTALGGCFEEELGLLVELMLKGISRGSAEGQFEVKPLSHEVSDKQVNGYLTLLGDVLKNLGPKLVAYWPQLIGTTINSIATAQAKIGAAMEVDTEQEKEDDTEESGENVEETVSSLKSTRTIRQLGLKRLADFFRCPVSFDFTPYIEASFPVFISPRVSSLDKENTQAPSTLLELFFVWATDRNTVFYLVNYDDRVLPKVLDCLIAPNVKPTVLSRILDIVDRLLVYSSEDAAVLEQILKPCMPLLLTNLSIQIERSKGSSFLSTPLGQRQIGTLAEIAQYSSSAAEASTLLKLFSPWLRKPSKVVQEKVKTDLLNIIGHLMRLIPDLSDKDSDTSTTLYQLLSSLFQSLRTRAARLGLVTTFNELAKVQGSLQGLAEVLESLNAYSTKRLDEPDFERRLDAFNQISVTLHTSFSPSDWLPIIHNMLYFVHDPAELAIRNNASSCMRQFIELVANQVAPEYETEFSRVLFPGLKNGLRSKNEMVRAEILGVISHAVAKCEHIPSLQEMRRLLAGGDEEANFFNNIVHVQIHRRSRALRRLADQCDENPMKNGTISDIFLPLIANYIAPASSLDHHLVTDAINTTGRLAKHLSWTSYYALIQKYLRLSKAKDEAERVYVRTLVAVLENFHFVMEEEVVEEAHEPRGDEDEGDFPDNPPSPKGQSMAKIADAVNAKLIPSLLQYLESRDATTEDTTRIPIAVGVVKVAKHLPQASATLQITRLLTTTSQIMRSKSQDTRDLTRDTLCRIAVVLGPSYLPTIFRELRGALLRGPHLHILATTVHHILVHITTGDNEAQFDILDDCVSDVAHVSAEVIFGDSGQDVLTEGFKTKLREVKSSSSKGFDSFAIMAKHITLSSVSSLLLPLRSIMQETETSKVMQRVDDVLKYITNGLNSNTRIQPADLLSLCHSLITQNSRFLKTDAPRRQKQVKNHVIIQTKRQEAVETDHYANNSFRFITFGLDLLQTALRRSRFDFHDSNIISRLQSMVIAAGNTLYSTNSSVLTSSLKAVAGLIKCPLDSLERSLPIFIRQILEIIKRLGNTESDVAQNALKTLAVILRDGPAVNVKEKDLAFLLELIGPDLEEPSRQASVFQMLRAIIARKFVVPEIYDLMDRVSEIMVTNQSPQVQELCRSVLLQFLLDYPQGKGRLRNHMTFFAKNLSYVYESGRKSVLELLSAIVTKFQVNLIREYADILFVSLVMVIANDDSAKCREMAAHLIKSLVERFDDERKQIMMSYLHVWATKESQIQLVRVSSQVYGIVIDSLGKDVSAHTATILEDAKRSLTHSAEQLLTLESNEGEPMDVDLEWQTPYYSLIVLGKLGSLFPTLITPSENEGVDWKVVINLLLFPHAWVRTAACRLLGSLYGLSPITPPGIDTIFSPLSYDGMKMTARSLSLQLKSEHLDDALGLQVVKNLFFIGKCFAAIPLEANEAAETEEDDEESSDQQASGNPLPWLFSTLSYQIRSAIIARRNKASMPSNWVNRPMSVLRWFAVMTSYLESDVLERFLVHILSPVYRITEDDTIHDPKMSELKDVSVELRDLVQSKVGATKFSGVYNQIRQGVLSVQKERKEAKILQLAINPQAAASRRVHRNALKKDGRKRKNQMFSDGKGKLKRRREV; encoded by the exons ATGTCCAAGATGGAGAGAATTCAAAATCCCGCCGAAATAAACTCCCACGCTCCATTTTTTTTGCAACTTATGGACGTCGAGCAAGAGGGGGCGGTAGACGTGATTCAGAAACGCTTCAAG TACAAGTCGTATCAGGACGAGCTCAAAGATGTCCACCTCCCTTCTGCACTCCAGAATCAATCCAAACTAGACCAAGAGCTCGAG GATAACCAATCCCATTTCTACGAAGCTCTCGTCCACTGGCAGCAACTCAACCTTTCTCCAAGTTACATTACATTCTCAAGGAAAGCTGCCCCGATTTCGGCTTCATTACCTCTCTTGCTTCACAACTGGACGGATGTGGTAGATCTATGGTTAGAGGCGTTGGGTTCTTCAGATGATGAGGGGCTAAAAGCTCTTTTAGA TCTAATTCAAAAGATCGTGCAGGATTTACGCTCCACGATTACACCAGCGTATCCTTCGATATTGAAGGCTTTGCTACGACTTCCAGTTCGAACGATAGCTTCGGATGCCCTCGAGGTGTTACTCTCTACGCTGTCCTCTATCTTCAAGTACATCGTGACGCCATCTACGAGCCCAGATATCTTCGAATTGACATGGTTATCTCTTCGCGAAACTCTTCCCAAATATTTACCAGAGATTCAACGGACCATGGCAGAAGTTTGGGGTTCGGTTCTCAGGAAGGTGAAGGCGAGCTTGAGAGAGAAGGTCGTTCTGTTGATAGTAGAGGATTTGAGAGATATTGAGGATGCTGCTGCGTGGTGTTTCGTGTCTGCTTGCaag TCTGTATCTCAAACGCTTCATACGGTTACACCATCGTTAATGAGCCCACTGCTCACTTACTACCTCTCTTGCGGAGAAGACGTGGTTTCACTTTACACCCTTCTTCGCCGAGTGTTGACTGCTCTCACTCACCACGTAAAAGGAGCAGACCAATTCACCGCGATAACTGGCATCGTCCTAAAAGAATTTGCCAACGCCCCGTCCCACGACTCGGAACGTTTACGACGTGTAATGGAAGTCGCCGCAGTCATCGCGTCGGTCCGTAATGGGTCTCGACTTACCAACCAAAACATTACACAGCTATACGGTGTATTGCCGGTGTCCGTTCCAGCAGAGTCACAACCCTCTCTCCTGAAATTATCGTCAGCGCTGCTGACGGCAGGTGATATGAGTTCTTGGATGTCATCTGGTCGTGGTTATTTGGCTCGACTGTGGGAGGACGAAGAGATGGACAGCTTCACGCTCAAACTTCACGGAGTTTTGAGTGAACTTGGATGGGGAGGATGGAAGATGATTGCTCAACCTGTGTTGGTGAAGAAGACGAGTAGAAAGTTGGAGACAGAGACGGAGATGGCAATCAAGGGTAAAGAGACGATTATATTGCTTGCTGCGCTTTGTCGCAGAGGGAAACTAGGTGAAGTCGATCTGGtgtggaggaggaaggttgaGGAGTGGTCATATAAGAGATTGAAGGAGTTTGCTGGTCGAGCTGGGGAATTGGGTGTCACTGAG GCATCCGAGTTGGACGACATTTTAGCTCTCTCTGCGTACTTCACACCGAAGATAATAGATGTTCTGGTCGAAATAATTGACGCCTCTCTCCAGATAGCATTCGACACCGATCATTCAGATGATTTTCCCTCTCCAGCGTGGGTACTTGGCAGTTGCATGAAAAGCCTTGCGGGTCAAGACGAATCACAATGGACTGAAAAAGTGGATCTCTTGAGCTGGACTCGAATAATCATACGAAACTGGGCATGGTCTAAGGACGTCATGACGGGGATTGTCGAACTCTCGAATGCCTG CAATCAACAAGAACTCGAAGCAATCGCCTTTGACGAGGTCTATTCTTGCGTCAAAGACTCAATTCTCTCCCACTCTCAGTCATTACGCTCCAGTACCCTCAAGCTGATTTCTTCGCGGCGTTTCAAGGTCCCTGAGAACACCCAGGAAGCCTTGAGTCGATGTCTACAAGGAGAGAAAGTTTCAATCGACGTTCAAGGAGTACGTGAACGTGTGTTGAGGATAGGAAAGGTTGTGCCGATGCTGAAGGACGGTGGTAACACTGGTGCAGACCTATGCGCTCGGTGGTTCATGG CGCAACTGAAAGTAAACCTGAGACCCTTGTGGCTTCCTGCCGCAAAGGCGCTGGAGTCACTTTCTCAGCGTTTCGGTGATGTAGTATGGGCTCTACTATTTTCGGAATTGAGGAAAGTCGCGGAAGAAAGCTCGCGTCCAAGCGTGGGAGGTTCGGATTCGGACTCACAAGAAGATATCCGTTGCAAGTTAGAGGCTGATCCTTGGGAAGATGAAAGGTCGTGGAGAGACCCTAGTGCTCACAAGTTACGATTATCTGTCATCCAATGGCTCGATAATCGTTCCCATCTCGTTCGTATCTCCAAA GACCCATCAAACTTCGAACGCTTCGACCAACGCTCATACGAACTCCAGCTCCTCTCGGTTTTAGGCGAATGCTCGGCCCTCGCAGAAAAACACAATCGAGACCTAATCCCTTTCTTCTTATCCATCAACGCTGAACATAAGCTTCCACGACCGAAACTGATTGCCTGGCTCACCGTTTTCGCCAAGTTTCACAATCCGAAAGCCTTACATTCTACCGACACCCTTCGTTCGCTATACACTTCACTCCTATCCAACCCTGATCGTTCGGTCCAATCTTCGGCACTGTCATGCCTATTGACGTACAAGCAACGCTCGCTTTTATTATACGAGCAGAAATGCAGGGCTTTACTGGATGATACCCGCTGGAGAGATGAGTTGACCATGCTGGATATCGCCGGTATAGAGGAACATGATCGGTCGGAAGTGGTGCATGTGGTTATTAGACTCTTGTTTGGCGTTATGCTGGAGAGGAAAGGTCGGTCTCGAGGTGCAGATCGTCGTTCAGCAGTTCTCACTGCACTTGGTGGATGTTTCGAAGAGGAGCTAGGGTTACTGGTCGAGCTCATGTTGAAGGGAATCAGTCGGGGGAGCGCAGAGGGACAGTTCGAAGTAAAACCATTATCCCACGAAGTCTCGGATAAACAGGTCAACGGTTATCTAACCTTGCTCGGTGACGTGCTCAAGAATCTCGGCCCGAAGCTTGTTGCATATTGGCCTCAGCTTATTGGTACCACAATCAATAGCATTGCTACTGCGCAAGCGAAAATCGGTGCTGCAATGGAGGTCGACACTgagcaggagaaggaggatgaTACAGAAGAAAGCGGTGAAAACGTCGAGGAAACCGTTTCTTCTCTCAAGTCTACCCGAACTATCCGCCAACTCGGCCTGAAGCGTCTCGCAGATTTCTTCCGTTGCCCTGTCTCGTTCGACTTTACACCTTACATTGAAGCCTCATTCCCCGTTTTTATTTCCCCTCGGGTGTCCTCTCTCGACAAGGAAAATACCCAAGCTCCATCTACGCTGTTAGAGCTGTTCTTCGTGTGGGCCACAGATAGGAATACGGTCTTCTACCTCGTCAACTATGATGATCGTGTTCTTCCAAAGGTTCTGGACTGCCTCATCGCACCGAACGTGAAACCAACAGTCCTATCACGGATATTGGATATCGTTGACCGGTTACTTGTCTATTCTTCCGAAGATGCTGCTGTCTTGGAGCAGATTCTGAAGCCATGCATGCCCCTCCTCCTTACCAACTTATCCATTCAAATCGAACGTTCGAAAGGTTCTTCGTTCCTTTCGACGCCCTTGGGTCAGCGACAGATTGGAACGCTAGCAGAAATTGCTCAGTACTCCTCCAGTGCCGCAGAAGCCTCCACACTTCTGAAGCTTTTCTCCCCCTGGCTCCGGAAACCGTCGAAGGTTGTTCAGGAGAAAGTTAAAACTGATCTTCTCAATATCATTGGGCACCTCATGCGGTTAATACCAGATCTCAGCGATAAAGATTCGGATACCAGCACCACACTGTATCAGTTGTTATCTTCCCTTTTCCAATCACTCCGGACACGAGCTGCTCGACTTGGGCTTGTGACTACTTTCAACGAGCTTGCGAAAGTACAGGGTTCCCTGCAAGGTCTAGCAGAGGTATTAGAGTCCTTGAACGCGTACTCCACGAAGCGGCTTGACGAACCCGACTTTGAACGCCGTTTAGATGCCTTTAATCAAATCAGTGTTACTCTTCATACGTCCTTTTCTCCTTCCGACTGGCTTCCGATCATTCACAATATGCTCTATTTCGTTCATGACCCCGCCGAGCTGGCTATCCGAAACAATGCGTCTTCTTGTATGCGCCAGTTCATCGAATTAGTAGCAAATCAAGTCGCACCAGAGTATGAGACAGAGTTCTCCCGAGTACTCTTCCCGGGATTGAAAAACGGTTTACGCTCGAAAAACGAAATGGTCCGAGCCGAGATCCTTGGAGTAATATCCCATGCTGTCGCGAAATGTGAGCACATACCGTCACTACAGGAGATGCGACGTCTACTTGCTGGAGGGGACGAGGAGGCAAATTTCTTCAACAATATCGTTCACGTACAGATCCATAGGAGGTCGAGGGCATTGAGGCGCCTCGCGGACCAATGTGATGAGAATCCAATGAAGAACGGGACTATTTCTGATATTTTCCTTCCGCTCATCGCCAATTACATCGCTCCCGCATCTTCTTTGGATCACCACCTTGTAACGGATGCTATCAATACCACCGGGCGTTTGGCGAAACACCTGTCGTGGACCTCGTATTACGCTCTCATACAGAAGTACTTGCGACTATCGAAGGCGAAGGATGAGGCGGAAAGAGTGTACGTGCGGACTTTGGTGGCTGTTTTGGAGAACTTTCATTTTGTGATGGAGGAAGAAGTTGTAGAAGAGGCACATGAGCCTCGTGGtgacgaagacgaaggagATTTCCCAGATAATCCTCCTTCGCCGAAAGGTCAAAGCATGGCGAAGATAGCAGATGCGGTCAACGCCAAATTGATCCCCAGTCTTCTGCAATACCTCGAATCTAGAGATGCGACTACAGAAGATACAACACGGATACCCATCGCTGTTGGAGTGGTTAAGGTTGCTAAGCATCTACCCCAAGCCTCGGCGACACTCCAAATAACTCGGCTATTGACTACGACCAGTCAAATCATGCGAAGTAAATCCCAGGATACTAGGGATCTGACTCGAGATACTCTTTGTCGTATCGCTGTCGTCCTGGGCCCCTCTTACCTTCCTACCATCTTCCGAGAGCTCCGAGGTGCCTTGTTGCGTGGGCCGCACCTCCATATCCTGGCCACCACCGTCCATCACATCCTGGTCCATATCACGACCGGCGATAACGAAGCGCAATTTGATATTCTCGATGATTGCGTATCCGACGTCGCACATGTCTCTGCCGAAGTGATATTCGGTGATTCAGGGCAAGACGTATTGACCGAGGGCTTCAAAACCAAGTTacgcgaagtcaagtcctcCAGCTCTAAAGGTTTCGACTCTTTTGCTATCATGGCGAAACATATAACCCTGAGCAGCGTCAGCTCCCTTTTGTTACCCCTCCGTTCTATCATGCAGGAGACCGAAACGTCAAAAGTCATGCAACGTGTAGACGATGTCCTGAAGTACATCACGAACGGCCTCAACTCCAATACCCGTATCCAGCCTGCTGATCTACTTTCCCTCTGTCATTCATTGATCACGCAGAACTCCCGCTTTTTGAAGACAGACGCTCCTCGCCGTCAGAAACAGGTAAAGAATCACGTTATCATTCAAACTAAACGCCAGGAGGCGGTCGAGACAGACCATTATGCCAACAACTCTTTTCG GTTTATTACTTTTGGGTTAGATCTACTCCAAACAGCACTTCGCCGCAGTCGATTTGATTTCCACGATTCGAATATCATCTCCCGTCTTCAATCTATGGTGATCGCCGCGGGAAACACGCTATACTCCACGAACTCGTCTGTCTTGACCTCCAGCCTGAAGGCGGTAGCTGGATTGATCAAATGCCCTCTGGACTCACTCGAACGCTCTCTTCCTATCTTCATTCGGCAAATACTGGAGATCATCAAGCGTCTAGGGAATACAGAGTCTGATGTCGCTCAAAATGCGCTTAAAACTCTCGCTGTTATCTTACGAGATGGCCCCGCAGTAAATGTCAAAGAGAAGGACCTCGCCTTTCTACTGGAGCTGATAGGTCCTGACCTAGAGGAACCTTCACGGCAGGCGTCGGTCTTCCAGATGCTGAGGGCTATTATTGCTCGAAAATTCGTTGTTCCAGAAATATACGACCTCATGGACCGGGTTTCTGAGATCATGGTCACCAACCAGTCTCCCCAGGTGCAGGAGTTATGCAGAAGTGTCCTGCTCCAGTTCCTCCTTGACTACCCGCAGGGTAAAGGCAGGCTGCGCAACCATATGACGTTCTTTGCAAAGAACCTCTCGTATGTGTATGAGAGTGGTCGGAAGTCAGTTTTGGAACTCCTTAGCGCGATCGTTACGAAGTTCCAAGTCAACCTTATACGGGAATACGCGGACATCCTGTTCGTTTCCTTAGTTATGGTTATTGCGAACGACGACTCTGCGAAATGTCGTGAAATGGCAGCTCACCTCATCAAGTCATTGGTCGAGAGATTTGACGACGAACGAAAGCAAATTATGATGTCTTACCTTCATGTGTGGGCGACGAAGGAATCACAGATCCAGCTTGTTCGAGTGTCCTCACAGGTTTACGGTATCGTCATTGATTCTCTAGGGAAAGATGTCTCTGCACATACCGCTACCATTCTGGAAGATGCAAAGCGGTCACTGACGCACAGTGCTGAACAGCTACTTACGCTGGAGTCGAACGAAGGGGAACCGATGGATGTTGATCTGGAATGGCAAACGCCTTATTATTCTCTCATAGTCCTCGGGAAACTAGGAAGCCTATTCCCCACTCTTATCACGCCTTCTGAAAACGAAGGTGTAGATTGGAAAGTCGTCATCAACCTTCTGCTTTTCCCGCATGCATGGGTCCGCACAGCAGCTTGTCGCTTGCTCGGATCTCTCTACGGTCTCTCACCAATCACGCCACCTGGTATAGACACGATATTCTCGCCACTTTCATATGATGGCATGAAAATGACTGCTCGGAGTCTCTCGTTGCAGCTGAAAAGCGAACATCTGGATGATGCACTTGgtctgcaggtagtgaagaatCTATTCTTCATCGGCAAATGTTTTGCCGCTATTCCCCTGGAAGCCAACGAGGCTGCAGAGActgaagaggatgacgagGAGTCTTCCGATCAGCAAGCGAGTGGGAACCCGTTACCGTGGCTATTCTCTACATTATCGTACCAAATACGATCTGCAATCATTGCGAGGAGGAACAAGGCATCGATGCCG AGTAACTGGGTCAATCGACCCATGTCAGTGTTACGCTGGTTTGCAGTGATGACGTCGTATCTTGAAAGCGACGTACTTGAACGATTCCTCGTTCATATCCTCTCTCCGGTATACCGTATCACTGAAGACGACACGATACATGATCCGAAGATGT CCGAGCTCAAGGATGTCTCTGTCGAATTACGGGACCTTGTCCAATCTAAAGTTGGTGCTACCAAGTTCTCGGGCGTCTATAATCAGATAAGACAAGGAGTTCTGTCTGtccaaaaggaaaggaaagaagccAAAATCCTTCAGCTAGCAATCAACCCCCAAGCTGCAGCGAGTCGCAGAGTGCACCGGAACGCTTTGAAAAAGGACGGCCGCAAGAGAAAGAACCAGATGTTCAG CGACGGGAAAGGAAAGCTCAAAAGGAGAAGAGAAGTTTGA